The following coding sequences lie in one Dioscorea cayenensis subsp. rotundata cultivar TDr96_F1 unplaced genomic scaffold, TDr96_F1_v2_PseudoChromosome.rev07_lg8_w22 25.fasta BLBR01000798.1, whole genome shotgun sequence genomic window:
- the LOC120255032 gene encoding LOW QUALITY PROTEIN: FT-interacting protein 3-like (The sequence of the model RefSeq protein was modified relative to this genomic sequence to represent the inferred CDS: inserted 1 base in 1 codon; deleted 1 base in 1 codon), which translates to MAEEIKVAVEVVEASDLLAKDGQGSSNPYVEVELARQRQRTATVFNSLNPSWHQTLVFSILDPSSLSDLFLDLSVFHDPHPSSTSTRRHHCLGHLRLSAASFSPSPSSAPLLRFPLDKRSFFSSVRGDLSLRLYFLPTATATATATANGNGHAVPEKKEKGMKKEKKEKETARVFHSIPTESVDQAKNAPAPAPVKMTFNAVQSAPPPPPTVILPMPVRPPQSEYALIPTTPPIAGRLGYRVAKDKISTTYDLVVQMQFLYVNVVKARALPNMDITGSLDPYVEVKLGNYKGVTKHFEKNQNPIFRQIFAFSRDRLQADRVEITVKDKDTIKDDLVGKIHFDLTDVPVRVPPDSPLAPQWYRLEDKKGEKLNHGELMLAVWIGTQADEAFPESWHSDAHSISHDGLANTRSKVYFSPKLSYLRVHVIEAQDLIPSDKSRTPEPFVKLQLGTQLRRTRPAPIRSANPTWNEELMFVAADPFDEPLILSVEDRLGPNKDETLGRLAISILGLPQRLDSSRPIPAKWYNLLDPFTDLDEDKKKSRKFSSKIHLRVFLDSAYHVLDESTHYSSDLRPTSKLLRKPSIGLLELGILDGRNLTATNAYCVAKYGPKWVRTRTILNSQSPLWHEQYTWEVFDPCTVITIAVFHNSHVSNAKSDAKDNKIGKVRIRLSTLEADRVYTHYYPXLILQTSGLKKTGELHLAIRFTCTNFANMITLYGKPLLPKMHYTMPISVLHLDYLRHQAMINVALRLGRAEPPLRREVVEYMLDVDSHMFSLRRSKANFSRITSVLSSFGAVVRWFDAVCKWKNPVTTILVHVLFFILVCFPELILPTVFLYLSMIGLWNYRFRPRHPPHMDTKLSYAEFTNSDELDEEFDTFPSTKSSEIVRYRYDRLRSVGGRVQTVIGDLATQGERAHAILSWRDPRGTSIFIMLSLIVAVFLYVTPFQVVMVIVGLYLLRHPKFRSKMPSVPFNFYRRLPAKSDTLL; encoded by the exons atggcgGAGGAGATAAAGGTGGCGGTGGAAGTAGTGGAGGCTAGTGACTTACTTGCAAAGGATGGCCAAGGCTCTTCCAATCCTTACGTGGAAGTGGAGCTCGCCAGACAACGGCAACGCACTGCCACCGTCTTCAACTCCCTCAACCCTTCTTGGCATCAAACCCTAGTTTTCTCCATTCTTGATCCCTCCTCCCTCTCCGACCTCTTCCTTGACCTCTCCGTCTTCCATGATCCTCATCCCTCCTCCACCTCCACTCGCCGCCACCACTGCCTTGGCCACCTCCGCCTCTCCGCTGCCTCCTTCTCCCCTTCCCCCTCCTCCGCTCCTCTCCTTCGCTTCCCTCTTGATAAGCGCTCCTTCTTCTCTAGCGTCCGTGGGGATCTTTCTCTTCGCCTCTATTTTCTCCCCACAGCCACAGCCACAGCCACCGCCACCGCTAACGGCAACGGGCATGCCGTGccggagaagaaggagaaggggatgaagaaggagaagaaggagaaggaaacgGCGAGGGTTTTCCATTCAATTCCCACTGAATCTGTAGATCAAGCGAAGAATGCCCCCGCTCCGGCGCCGGTGAAGATGACCTTCAACGCGGTGCAATCGGCTCCACCACCACCGCCGACTGTGATCCTCCCAATGCCCGTCCGGCCACCTCAATCGGAGTATGCCCTAATCCCGACCACCCCGCCGATTGCCGGCCGATTAGGGTACCGTGTCGCCAAGGATAAGATCTCGACGACCTACGATCTCGTCGTCCAGATGCAATTCCTCTACGTGAACGTCGTGAAAGCTCGAGCTCTCCCGAACATGGACATTACCGGAAGCCTGGATCCCTACGTCGAGGTCAAGCTCGGGAACTATAAAGGCGTCACCAAGCATTTTGAGAAGAACCAAAACCCTATTTTCCGTCAGATCTTCGCCTTCTCCCGAGATCGTCTCCAAGCCGATCGCGTCGAGATCACCGTCAAAGACAAGGACACCATCAAAGACGACCTCGTCGGCAAGATCCACTTCGATCTCACCGACGTCCCGGTCCGTGTCCCGCCGGACAGCCCTCTCGCTCCTCAATGGTACCGATTAGAAGACAAGAAGGGCGAGAAACTCAACCACGGCGAGCTCATGCTCGCTGTCTGGATCGGAACTCAGGCCGACGAAGCCTTCCCGGAATCCTGGCACTCCGACGCTCACTCCATCTCTCACGACGGCCTCGCCAACACCCGTTCCAAGGTCTATTTCTCCCCCAAACTCTCCTACCTTCGCGTGCACGTCATCGAAGCTCAAGATCTCATCCCTTCCGACAAATCCCGCACTCCCGAACCCTTCGTCAAGCTCCAGCTCGGCACTCAACTCCGCCGCACTCGTCCTGCCCCAATCCGCTCCGCCAACCCCACCTGGAACGAAGAACTGATGTTCGTCGCCGCCGACCCCTTCGACGAACCTCTCATCCTCTCCGTTGAAGACCGTCTCGGCCCCAATAAAGACGAAACTCTTGGCCGTCTCGCCATCTCCATCCTCGGCCTCCCTCAACGCCTCGACTCCTCCCGCCCCATCCCCGCCAAATGGTACAACCTCCTTGATCCTTTCACCGACCTCGACGAAGACAAGAAGAAATCCCGCAAATTCTCCAGCAAGATCCATCTCCGCGTCTTCCTCGATTCCGCCTATCATGTGCTCGACGAAAGTACTCACTACAGCAGTGACCTCCGTCCCACTTCCAAGCTCCTCCGGAAACCAAGCATCGGCCTTTTAGAGCTCGGCATCCTCGACGGCCGCAACCTCACCGCCACTAACGCCTACTGCGTCGCCAAGTACGGCCCCAAATGGGTCCGCACCCGCACAATCCTCAACTCCCAATCCCCTCTCTGGCATGAGCAATACACCTGGGAAGTGTTCGACCCTTGCACCGTCATCACCATCGCCGTCTTCCACAACAGCCATGTCTCCAATGCCAAGTCCGACGCT AAAGATAACAAGATCGGCAAGGTTCGCATTCGTCTCTCCACTCTTGAAGCTGATCGGGTCTACACTCATTACTATC TCCTCATCTTGCAAACTTCCGGCCTCAAGAAAACCGGTGAGCTCCATCTTGCTATTCGCTTCACTTGCACCAATTTTGCCAATATGATCACCCTCTATGGCAAACCATTGCTGCCCAAAATGCACTATACTATGCCGATATCCGTCTTGCATTTGGATTATCTCCGGCATCAAGCAATGATCAATGTCGCCTTGAGGCTTGGCCGTGCCGAGCCACCTTTGCGGAGGGAAGTTGTTGAATATATGCTTGATGTTGATTCGCATATGTTTAGTCTTCGGCGGAGCAAGGCAAATTTCTCCCGTATTACTTCTGTGTTGTCTAGTTTCGGTGCGGTGGTTAGGTGGTTTGATGCAGTTTGCAAGTGGAAGAATCCAGTGACAACAATTCTTGTTCATGTTTTGTTCTTCATACTAGTTTGCTTCCCGGAGTTAATCCTTCCGACTGTTTTCCTCTACTTGTCCATGATCGGTCTTTGGAACTATCGGTTTAGGCCGAGGCATCCTCCGCACATGGATACTAAGCTCTCATATGCGGAATTTACCAACAGCGATGAGCTTGATGAGGAGTTTGACACATTTCCGTCAACTAAGTCATCGGAGATTGTAAGATATCGGTATGACCGTTTGAGGAGTGTGGGCGGGAGAGTGCAGACCGTTATCGGAGATCTAGCAACACAGGGTGAGAGAGCGCACGCCATATTAAGCTGGAGAGATCCCCGTGGCACGTCGATATTCATAATGCTCTCATTGATCGTCGCCGTGTTCCTCTACGTGACGCCGTTtcaggtggtgatggtgattgTCGGACTTTACCTTCTCCGGCACCCTAAATTTAGAAGCAAGATGCCTTCTGTGCCATTCAATTTCTACAGAAGATTGCCTGCCAAGTCTGACACGCTTCTCTGA